In Triticum aestivum cultivar Chinese Spring chromosome 5B, IWGSC CS RefSeq v2.1, whole genome shotgun sequence, the following proteins share a genomic window:
- the LOC123111041 gene encoding uncharacterized protein, with amino-acid sequence MAEPTGLAEALEKLAKILAESNSGAIVPRQEVAQKLEMSPLDMKLEGATNYLSWSRRALWAVEQKELDGYLLGTVVEPRDKSSAEGKRWKVIHSVLMVWLLNSVVPSIGRSVEGLSSPAEIWKILSTQYSGKGNVMLIAQIEDKIRLLRQDDGMSVMTYVAELQALWADQDNCDPLELYDAASIESGHKWMARRRVLKFLAGLKGCFDGRKASLLHQPSLPTIPEAIAAMTQEEVRLSLEHADMKVVPASTFAVTERMEWGDPTKCHICGEVGHWKRECPTRGRGRGYNRGGTGRGRSARGRGGYSETSWGQASRGRGGYSGHSGGQRAHMAVAGDTGTSKGKDVDDVVYGDFAHWASTDEGATDEPDGWDWHQA; translated from the exons ATGGCTGAACCAACTGGTCTTGCCGAGGCTTTGGAGAAGCTCGCTAAGATCCTCGCGGAGTCCAACTCTGGGGCCATCGTTCCTCGACAGGAAGTGGCTCAAAAGCTTGAAATGTCGCCCCTGGACATGAAGCTAGAGGGGGCAACAAATTATTTGAGCTGGTCCAGGAGGGCTTTGTGGGCTGTGGAGCAGAAGGAGCTTGATGGATATTTGTTGGGCACCGTTGTAGAACCAAGGGACAAGAGTAGTGCAGAGGGCAAGAGGTGGAAGGTCATCCACTCTGTACTTATGGTGTGGTTGTTGAACTCCGTGGTGCCCTCCATTGGACGCTCTGTGGAGGGGCTATCCTCACCTGctgagatatggaagattctatCCACTCAGTACtctggcaagggcaatgtcatgctcATTGCTCAGATCGAGGACAAGATTAGGTTGCTGCGCCAAGATGATGGCATGTCAGTGATGACATACGTGGCAGAACTGCAGGCTCTGTGGGCTGACCAGGATAACTGTGATCCCCTGGAACTCTATGACGCGGCTTCAATCGAGTCAGGGCATAAGTGGATGgcacgcaggcgtgtgctgaaaTTTTTGGCTGGCCTCAAAGGTTGCTTTGATGGCAGGAAGGCTTCCCTGTTGCACCAACCTAGTCTGCCTACCATTCCTGAGGCTATTGCAGCGATGACTCAAGAGGAGGTGCGCCTATCCCTTGAGCATGCAGACATGAAGGTTGTGCCAGCTTCGACATTTGCAGTCACTGAGCGCATGGAGTGGGGAGATCCCACCAAATGTCATATCTGTGGGGAGGTAGGTCACTGGAAGAGAGAATGTCCAACTCGTGGCAGAGGCAGGGGATATAACAGAGGGGGAACAGGCAGAGGTAGAAGTGCTAGAGGCAGAGGTGGATACTCAGAGACCTCATGGGGCCAGGCTTCTAGAGGTAGAGGTGGCTACTCAGGACACTCAGGGGGTCAGAGGGCTCACATGGCCGTTGCAGGAGACACTGGGACGTCCAAAGGCAAAGATGTAGATGATGTTGTCTATGGAGACTTTGCTCACTGGGCCTCCACTGATGAAG GTGCGACAGACGAGCCAGACGGTTGGGACTGGCACCAGGCGTAG